A window of the Lolium perenne isolate Kyuss_39 chromosome 7, Kyuss_2.0, whole genome shotgun sequence genome harbors these coding sequences:
- the LOC127317338 gene encoding uncharacterized protein At1g66480, which yields MGNTIGGRRKGAKIMQLDGTAFRVKPPAYAGAVLRDHPGFQLLDSEQVKLLGVRARPLEHDALLRPGRLYFLVVLPKPTAPPRRAWSGALHVGARERLESLMLTRRSTSDLTFPTGTAPASPAASDGGPVQLRMRLPKAQVAKLMSESRDPAEAAAKIMQLCAANNAGSGAVTPERFAPRTPERGAMFVPTPDWGTGVRLPQTPEHSPRFVPTPDWGGGRFSRTPERSPRFAATPEWGARFMMPTPERDTGMMAKTPAERWSALTGTPDGKASRKEKRTRFVAMPDEIIA from the exons ATGGGCAACACCATCGGCGGCCGGCGCAAGGGCGCCAAGATCATGCAGCTGGACGGCACGGCGTTCCGGGTCAAGCCGCCGGCGTACGCGGGCGCGGTGCTGCGCGACCACCCGGGCTTCCAGCTCCTCGACTCCGAGCAGGTCAAGCTGctcggcgtccgcgcgcgcccgctCGAGCACGACGCGCTGCTCCGCCCCGGCCGGCTTTACTTCCTCGTCGTGCTGCCGaagcccaccgcgccgccgcgccgcgcctGGTCCGGCGCGCTCCACGTCGGCGCGCGCGAGCGGCTCGAGTCGCTCATGCTCACGCGCCGCTCCACCTCCGACCTCACCTTCCCCACCGGCACCGCGCCGGCGTCCCCCGCCGCCTCCGACGGCGGGCCGGTGCAGCTCAGGATGCGCCTGCCCAAGGCGCAGGTGGCCAAGCTCATGAGCGAGAGCCGGGACCCCGCCGAGGCCGCCGCCAAGATCATGCAGCTCTGCGCCGCCAACAACGCCGGAAGCGGTGCCGTGACGCCCGAGAGGTTCGCTCCGCGGACGCCCGAGCGGGGGGCGATGTTCGTGCCAACGCCGGACTGGGGCACCGGTGTTCGGCTCCCGCAGACGCCGGAGCACAGCCCGCGGTTCGTGCCCACGCCAGACTGGGGCGGCGGCAGGTTCTCGCGGACGCCGGAGCGGAGCCCGAGGTTCGCCGCAACGCCCGAGTGGGGCGCCAGGTTCATGATGCCCACGCCGGAGCGAGATACCGGGATGATGGCGAAGACGCCGGCCGAAAGGTGGTCCGCGCTAACCGGCACGCCGGACGGCAAGGCCAGCCGGAAGGAG AAGCGAACGCGGTTCGTCGCCATGCCAGACGAGATAATCGCCTGA